From one Sphingomonas xanthus genomic stretch:
- a CDS encoding CC_3452 family protein, with protein MTRFLFVAAASLFATPALASSYSATLGTTSTTPRIMGKDIAWSCDAGRCTGKTETSRPVVLCQDLARRAGTVARFLVDGRPLDSERLGQCNAVAKGARAPLASAN; from the coding sequence ATGACCCGTTTCTTGTTCGTCGCAGCCGCGTCGCTGTTTGCTACCCCGGCCTTGGCTTCCAGCTATTCGGCAACCTTGGGTACCACTTCGACCACGCCGCGCATCATGGGAAAAGATATCGCCTGGTCGTGCGACGCGGGTCGCTGCACCGGAAAAACCGAAACCAGCCGCCCGGTCGTGCTTTGCCAGGATCTTGCCCGTCGTGCCGGCACCGTCGCGCGCTTCCTCGTCGACGGGCGGCCTCTCGACAGCGAACGGCTTGGCCAGTGCAATGCGGTCGCCAAGGGTGCGAGGGCGCCGCTGGCAAGCGCCAACTAA